In one Niallia taxi genomic region, the following are encoded:
- a CDS encoding ArsR/SmtB family transcription factor: MQIQVSKDYFYVYQALASETRIEIIELLAKASANISDIAQQLNISPAIVTRHVQKLEEAGIVKSVRTPGKSGLQKIVELAIDNIEIHFPKKIFKEYLLHLTDLKIGHYTDFQAKPTCGIASETELIGKPDDPKYFMDSKRVDTQLLWLSEGFVEYKIPNLLGPNQIPEMIEISMELASEFPLSNNVWPSDISFYLNGVNLGTYTVPGNFSDVRGRYTPSWWNDKFSQYGLLKTIRINKIDTGIDGEPLSSVTIDDIQLDQSPFLTLRIAVEEGSEKVGGLTLFGEHFGNHKQNIRVGIYYLEKETQTLKTL; this comes from the coding sequence ATGCAAATTCAGGTTTCTAAGGATTACTTCTATGTTTATCAAGCACTTGCTAGTGAAACTCGCATTGAGATAATTGAACTGCTAGCTAAAGCCTCCGCAAACATTTCTGATATAGCCCAACAATTAAATATAAGTCCAGCTATCGTTACTCGCCATGTACAAAAGCTAGAAGAAGCTGGGATTGTTAAATCAGTTAGAACTCCTGGTAAGTCAGGTCTGCAAAAAATAGTGGAGCTCGCCATTGATAATATCGAAATTCACTTTCCTAAAAAAATATTTAAAGAATATTTACTTCATTTAACCGATTTAAAAATTGGTCATTATACAGATTTCCAAGCAAAACCAACCTGCGGGATTGCCTCAGAAACAGAGTTAATCGGCAAGCCGGATGATCCAAAATATTTTATGGATTCTAAAAGAGTGGATACACAGCTCCTATGGTTGTCAGAAGGCTTTGTAGAATATAAAATTCCTAATCTTTTAGGACCAAACCAAATACCAGAAATGATAGAAATCAGCATGGAATTAGCTTCTGAGTTTCCCTTATCTAACAACGTGTGGCCAAGTGATATCTCCTTTTATTTAAATGGTGTAAACCTTGGCACATATACAGTCCCAGGAAACTTTTCGGACGTGCGCGGGCGCTATACTCCAAGCTGGTGGAATGATAAATTTAGTCAATATGGTCTTCTGAAAACGATTCGAATTAATAAGATAGATACAGGAATTGACGGGGAGCCGCTCTCAAGTGTAACCATCGATGACATCCAATTAGATCAATCCCCATTCTTAACGTTAAGGATTGCCGTGGAGGAAGGTTCGGAGAAAGTAGGCGGACTTACTCTTTTCGGAGAGCACTTTGGAAACCATAAGCAAAATATTCGTGTTGGCATCTATTATTTAGAAAAAGAAACGCAAACTTTAAAAACCCTGTAG
- a CDS encoding extracellular solute-binding protein — protein MGTSKKRWKLLGVLGLAIGIMAGCSSSGASSSAKNEITFWNPFTGPDGKNMQAMVDQYNKTNPDYKIKNISLKETDMYTKIPTIVNSKKNIPDLTIVHAERIKQFKDNDMLTSYNDLLTDYPDVKAENYVPEAWNIGEIESERYSIPLDIHTFGLYYNKDLVNKYLPTALDDNIVTFDEVKQVGEVSKKDKIASIGVTWLKPNFLSLYAQNGGALTEDGIQPTLDNQAAKDTFNLWKDLVKTGYTTKDGEDPTQMFLTGKVVFLPEGIWMQNQVKQSKINWGLTNAPQVSDDLSKTVNWSSSHQFVMFKDEKRNDEKAKGVMDFLNWVRDNSMEWAKSGQNPATLSLLENEEYKQMPQAFFLSTPEQQATLKIFDYKYNGYVSEALDAQAGDVVFGKLEVDKALTQMQKEVSAKVEKDNSNK, from the coding sequence ATGGGTACTTCAAAGAAACGGTGGAAGCTTTTGGGTGTGTTAGGGTTGGCTATTGGAATTATGGCAGGATGTAGTAGTTCAGGTGCAAGCAGTAGCGCTAAAAATGAAATCACCTTTTGGAATCCATTTACAGGACCTGATGGGAAAAACATGCAAGCAATGGTAGATCAATACAACAAGACAAATCCAGATTATAAAATTAAGAATATCTCTCTTAAAGAAACAGATATGTATACGAAAATCCCAACGATTGTAAACTCCAAAAAAAATATACCTGATTTAACGATTGTTCATGCAGAGCGTATTAAGCAGTTTAAAGATAATGATATGTTAACCTCTTATAATGATTTATTAACAGATTACCCAGATGTTAAGGCGGAAAATTATGTGCCAGAAGCCTGGAATATTGGGGAGATTGAATCTGAACGCTATAGTATACCGCTAGATATACATACGTTTGGACTTTATTACAATAAAGACCTAGTAAATAAGTATTTGCCGACAGCGTTAGACGATAATATCGTGACATTTGATGAAGTAAAGCAAGTAGGTGAAGTCTCGAAAAAGGATAAAATTGCATCGATTGGTGTTACTTGGTTGAAACCGAACTTTTTATCACTATATGCACAAAATGGCGGGGCTCTAACAGAGGATGGAATTCAGCCAACACTAGATAATCAAGCCGCTAAGGATACCTTTAACCTGTGGAAGGATTTAGTGAAAACAGGATACACAACTAAAGACGGGGAAGATCCAACGCAAATGTTCTTAACAGGAAAAGTAGTGTTTTTGCCTGAAGGAATTTGGATGCAAAACCAAGTGAAGCAAAGCAAGATAAATTGGGGATTAACGAATGCGCCGCAAGTTTCTGATGACCTGTCTAAAACAGTTAACTGGTCTTCCTCCCATCAATTTGTCATGTTTAAAGATGAAAAACGAAACGATGAAAAAGCAAAAGGTGTTATGGATTTCTTGAATTGGGTGCGAGACAACTCGATGGAATGGGCTAAGTCTGGACAAAATCCTGCCACATTGTCGCTATTAGAAAACGAAGAATACAAGCAAATGCCACAAGCATTTTTCTTATCTACACCAGAACAACAAGCTACGTTAAAAATCTTTGATTATAAGTATAATGGCTATGTTTCAGAAGCGCTTGATGCACAAGCAGGCGATGTAGTATTTGGAAAGCTGGAAGTGGATAAAGCGCTTACACAAATGCAAAAAGAAGTTTCAGCGAAGGTGGAAAAAGATAACTCGAATAAATGA
- a CDS encoding carbohydrate ABC transporter permease, whose translation METVPATKQVKQVKHKRLIKNSVTPWFFLAPHLLIFGVFFLIPVFFGIYISFTEWDLISSPTFIGLDNYKEILLQSDSIFYEQLHTGLKNTFLFVLFVVPFCIIVPLFLAAALNTKPALWKFFQSLFYLPSLFAISAVVIIWTLMFNVTYGPINNILNLETVWTGTQPYAWIALIIVTVWWSIGGNMIIYQAALNGIPKDLYEAADIDGASPFQKFIKITLPSIRGQILYTVVITTIAHFNVYGQPLMLTGGGPTDSTRVLLMDIQQNAFGSGQSIAGISSAMAVILGVCIMIVASLQFFFLRERKN comes from the coding sequence ATGGAAACTGTTCCTGCTACAAAACAAGTAAAGCAAGTTAAACATAAAAGGTTAATTAAAAATTCTGTTACACCATGGTTTTTCTTGGCGCCGCATTTATTGATATTTGGTGTGTTTTTTCTAATTCCTGTATTCTTTGGTATTTATATTTCTTTTACAGAATGGGATTTAATAAGCTCTCCTACATTTATTGGCCTTGATAATTATAAAGAAATATTACTGCAATCTGACTCGATTTTTTATGAACAGCTACATACAGGTTTGAAGAATACATTTTTATTCGTCCTGTTTGTTGTACCGTTTTGTATCATCGTGCCATTATTTCTTGCGGCAGCTTTAAATACAAAACCGGCTTTATGGAAGTTCTTTCAATCTCTGTTTTATTTACCATCCTTATTTGCGATTTCAGCGGTCGTAATTATTTGGACATTGATGTTCAACGTCACATATGGCCCAATCAATAATATTTTGAATTTAGAAACGGTTTGGACTGGAACGCAGCCTTATGCATGGATCGCGTTAATTATTGTAACGGTTTGGTGGTCAATCGGCGGGAATATGATTATTTATCAAGCAGCCTTAAATGGGATTCCAAAAGACCTTTATGAAGCAGCAGATATTGACGGCGCCTCACCATTTCAGAAATTTATCAAAATCACGCTGCCTAGTATTAGAGGACAAATTCTTTATACGGTCGTTATTACCACCATTGCACACTTCAATGTATATGGACAGCCGCTTATGCTAACAGGTGGGGGACCAACTGATTCGACAAGAGTTCTATTAATGGATATTCAACAAAATGCATTTGGCTCTGGTCAATCGATCGCAGGGATTTCATCAGCAATGGCAGTTATTCTTGGCGTGTGCATCATGATCGTTGCATCCTTACAGTTCTTTTTCTTAAGAGAAAGAAAAAATTAA
- a CDS encoding carbohydrate ABC transporter permease: MSGKRVNPFPKIIAFVFLLAMSVIWVIPLVWGIVTSFKSEIELQSVGFKFLPIEWVLSNYTSLLVDNASTPLVRWFTNSLFISVTHTLLVLLVVTLSAFAFSRLSFRGKNGLFAFLMATMMFPAVVNLIPLYKIIDILGWVNSPIAMIVPGAAGVFNIFLVRQFMNNIPTEFDEAARMDGANDFQILQRVILPLIKPVLLVVSLFSFTGSWNDFLWPSIVFNDVEKMPITPGLQLLQGMYQAQPTLLMAGALVAIVPTFILYLFAQKYFLDSMSLSAGVKG; encoded by the coding sequence ATGAGTGGAAAAAGAGTTAATCCATTTCCAAAAATCATTGCGTTTGTCTTTTTACTTGCAATGTCCGTTATTTGGGTTATTCCGTTAGTGTGGGGAATTGTAACCTCTTTTAAATCAGAAATAGAACTTCAATCAGTTGGTTTTAAATTTCTGCCAATTGAATGGGTGCTTTCCAATTACACCTCTCTTTTAGTGGATAATGCAAGTACACCGTTAGTGCGCTGGTTTACGAATTCCTTGTTTATTTCTGTCACGCATACTTTATTAGTATTACTTGTTGTTACACTTTCTGCCTTCGCTTTTAGTAGATTAAGTTTTAGAGGGAAGAATGGGTTGTTTGCCTTTTTAATGGCGACGATGATGTTTCCTGCAGTCGTTAATTTAATTCCCCTTTATAAGATTATTGATATTTTAGGGTGGGTTAATTCACCTATCGCGATGATTGTTCCTGGTGCTGCAGGTGTTTTTAATATTTTCCTAGTGAGACAGTTTATGAATAATATCCCTACAGAGTTTGATGAAGCAGCAAGAATGGATGGTGCAAATGATTTTCAAATATTACAAAGAGTCATTTTGCCTTTAATCAAACCAGTGCTTTTAGTAGTTTCCTTGTTCTCCTTTACTGGTTCTTGGAATGATTTCTTATGGCCGTCAATCGTGTTTAATGATGTGGAAAAAATGCCGATAACACCAGGGCTGCAATTGCTGCAAGGTATGTATCAGGCTCAGCCTACATTATTGATGGCAGGAGCGCTTGTTGCGATTGTTCCAACCTTCATACTTTACTTATTTGCACAAAAGTATTTCTTAGATTCTATGTCACTATCAGCTGGAGTGAAGGGTTGA